One window of the Cryptomeria japonica chromosome 7, Sugi_1.0, whole genome shotgun sequence genome contains the following:
- the LOC131040410 gene encoding L-ascorbate oxidase homolog: protein MGSVWCPIVHVYLIIALFSSSALAEDPYKFFTWKVTYGTIWPLGVPQQGILINGQFPGPQIDSVTNDNIIINVYNNLNEPFLLSWNGVQQRRNSWQDGVFGTNCPIPPGTNFTYKFQMKDQIGSFFYFPSMYFHKAAGGFGGIKIVSRPRIPVPFPEPDGDITLLIGDWYKASHTALRTMLDNGKSLGNPDGVLINGRGSNGYSFTVEQGKTYRLRISNVGLSSSLNFRIQGHKMKLVEVEGSHTVQNFYDSLDIHVGQSYSVLITANQPPQDYHMVASTRFTSPILTGLGILDYSNSRKGVSGPIPSGPTTQIDWSVNQAKSIRRNLTSNGPRPNPQGSYHYGNIAIAQTFKLANSAPLISGKQRYAVNGISFINPDTPLKLADYFHIGGLFTLGGIPNNPDGRSPYLQTAAISAEHRAFIEIVFQNNENTIQSWHLDGFNFFVAGMEGGEWTLASRKSYNVFDAVSRCTTQVYPKSWTAVLLSLDNPGMWNLRSQTWERQYLGQQTYLRIVTLGDEYDIPQNALLCGKAAGRPHTSP from the exons ATGGGTTCTGTTTGGTGTCCCATTGTTCATGTGTATCTCATCATAGCATTATTTAGTTCATCTGCTCTAGCTGAAGATCCATATAAGTTCTTTACATGGAAAGTTACATATGGCACCATATGGCCTCTTGGTGTCCCTCAGCAG GGAATTCTAATCAACGGTCAGTTTCCTGGACCTCAGATTGATAGTGTAACAAATGACAACATTATTATTAATGTATATAATAACTTAAATGAGCCTTTCTTATTGTCATG GAATGGGGTACAACAGAGGAGAAACTCCTGGCAAGATGGAGTTTTTGGAACCAACTGTCCCATACCGCCTGGAACAAACTTTACATATAAGTTCCAAATGAAGGATCAGATAGGCAGCTTTTTCTATTTTCCGTCAATGTACTTCCATAAGGCAGCAGGAGGATTTGGAGGCATTAAAATTGTTAGCAGGCCCAGAATCCCCGTTCCATTTCCTGAACCTGATGGTGACATCACTCTTCTGATAGGTGACTGGTACAAGGCCAGCCACACT GCCCTTAGGACAATGCTTGACAATGGCAAATCTCTAGGTAACCCTGATGGTGTCCTCATTAATGGGCGAGGCTCAAATGGTTACTCATTTACAGTGGAACAAG gaaaaacatatCGACTACGGATATCAAATGTAGGATTGTCATCCTCTCTGAATTTCAGGATACAGGGTCACAAAATGAAGCTTGTAGAAGTGGAGGGATCTCACACTGTCCAAAACTTCTATGATTCTCTAGACATCCATGTTGGTCAGAGCTACTCTGTTCTGATTACTGCTAATCAGCCACCTCAGGACTACCATATGGTTGCTTCTACTCGTTTCACCAGTCCTATTCTGACAGGGCTAGGAATTCTCGACTACAGCAATTCACGGAAGGGTGTTTCTGGACCTATTCCATCGGGTCCAACCACTCAGATTGATTGGTCTGTGAACCAAGCCAAATCAATCAG ACGGAACTTGACAAGCAATGGACCTCGCCCTAACCCCCAAGGATCATATCATTATGGGAACATTGCCATTGCTCAAACTTTCAAGCTTGCAAACTCTGCCCCCTTGATCAGTGGCAAACAACGTTATGCAGTGAATGGCATTTCCTTCATAAACCCTGACACACCATTGAAGCTTGCAGATTACTTCCACATTGGTGGATTGTTCACCTTAGGTGGCATTCCTAATAACCCAGACGGTAGATCTCCTTATTTGCAGACTGCTGCCATCTCTGCAGAGCACAGGGCTTTCATTGAGATTGTGTTCCAGAACAATGAAAACACCATCCAGTCATGGCATTTGGATGGATTCAACTTCTTTGTAGCAGG AATGGAAGGAGGAGAATGGACACTTGCAAGCAGGAAGAGCTACAATGTGTTTGATGCAGTTTCTCGCTGTACAACCCAG GTCTATCCAAAGTCATGGACCGCCGTTCTGTTGAGCTTAGATAATCCAGGAATGTGGAATTTGAGGTCACAGACATGGGAAAGACAGTACCTGGGTCAGCAAACCTACCTGAGGATTGTAACCCTTGGAGATGAATATGATATTCCTCAGAATGCTCTGCTGTGTGGAAAGGCTGCAGGCCGTCCCCACACTAGTCCATAA